A part of Hippea maritima DSM 10411 genomic DNA contains:
- a CDS encoding type II secretion system F family protein, which yields MKFFYKGVSEGKSLTGIIEAASYDEALLLLYDKGIDVEDLRQASAFDELSNLINQFRVKFGRVKLEDLIVFTRQFATLFDAGVPISTILERLSEQTVSFKLKGVVEQIKKDVDGGMSLSEAFARREDIFSPLYINMLKVGEESGTLDVVLERLATILETELQTRNRIKTATRYPKIVVSAIVIAFSIIITFVIPRFVSLFNKFNATLPLPTRILIGINNFVHNFWWLVIGLIIASIAFFKKYKKTPQGKRKIDEIILKLPILGKLVHKIYLSRIMRILGLLYKSGLAITTSLDIVAEATGNDVAKQAILAIRSYVESGATISRPIKSSEFFPDIVSDMVAVGEETGRLDEMLFKVSDYFDEEISYAINNLSTAIEPILLVFIAAMVLLLALGVFLPMWDMVKVVH from the coding sequence ATGAAATTCTTCTACAAAGGAGTAAGTGAAGGCAAAAGTCTGACCGGCATTATAGAAGCAGCGTCATACGATGAGGCGCTGCTTCTTTTGTATGATAAAGGTATAGATGTTGAAGATCTAAGGCAGGCGTCTGCTTTTGATGAATTAAGCAATCTAATAAATCAATTCAGGGTAAAATTTGGCAGGGTAAAATTAGAGGATTTAATCGTTTTTACGCGTCAGTTTGCAACGCTCTTTGATGCGGGTGTGCCTATCTCAACGATTCTTGAGCGCCTCAGCGAGCAAACCGTTTCATTTAAACTAAAGGGCGTTGTAGAGCAAATAAAAAAGGACGTGGATGGCGGAATGTCTTTGAGTGAAGCCTTTGCAAGGCGTGAGGATATTTTTTCGCCTCTATACATAAACATGCTTAAGGTTGGTGAAGAAAGCGGAACATTGGATGTAGTTTTAGAAAGGCTTGCGACGATTTTAGAGACAGAACTTCAAACAAGGAATAGAATAAAAACTGCAACAAGGTATCCTAAAATCGTTGTTTCAGCTATAGTAATCGCTTTTTCCATCATCATAACTTTTGTTATTCCCCGATTTGTTAGCTTATTCAATAAATTTAACGCTACACTGCCACTGCCTACAAGGATACTCATAGGCATAAATAATTTTGTCCACAACTTCTGGTGGCTTGTTATAGGTCTAATAATAGCCTCGATCGCATTTTTTAAAAAATACAAAAAAACCCCGCAAGGAAAAAGAAAAATAGATGAGATAATATTAAAACTACCCATACTTGGTAAACTTGTCCATAAAATCTATCTATCAAGAATAATGAGAATATTGGGACTTCTATACAAAAGTGGGTTGGCTATAACAACATCTTTAGATATTGTTGCAGAAGCAACGGGTAATGATGTCGCAAAGCAAGCAATATTGGCAATAAGATCCTATGTAGAAAGCGGGGCAACAATCTCAAGACCAATCAAAAGCTCTGAATTCTTCCCCGACATAGTAAGCGATATGGTCGCTGTTGGCGAAGAAACAGGAAGGTTGGATGAAATGCTATTTAAGGTTTCAGACTACTTTGATGAGGAAATATCGTATGCTATAAATAATCTATCCACAGCTATTGAACCAATTTTACTTGTATTTATAGCGGCTATGGTACTTCTGCTTGCATTAGGTGTATTCTTGCCTATGTGGGATATGGTAAAGGTCGTCCATTAA
- a CDS encoding prepilin-type N-terminal cleavage/methylation domain-containing protein: protein MRKEGFTLIELIIVIVILGILAAVAVPKFAGLTKEAKISAVKGFAGSVRAAMNIVHGKWLVQDNSSIDNVTLEDGTTVYVCLGGSSDGHNCASGVIKGYPAPDTDGIGAAVDYDNDTFEAVKNDNGTNNTITFYYKGYSSATNKNCYVRYDYSTSGEGPKITVETDDCE, encoded by the coding sequence ATGAGGAAAGAGGGTTTTACGCTAATTGAATTGATTATTGTCATCGTGATTTTGGGAATTTTAGCTGCTGTTGCAGTGCCAAAGTTTGCGGGATTGACAAAAGAGGCAAAAATTTCAGCTGTTAAAGGGTTTGCTGGCAGTGTTAGAGCTGCCATGAACATTGTGCATGGCAAATGGCTGGTTCAGGATAACTCATCCATTGATAATGTTACCTTAGAAGATGGTACAACAGTATATGTGTGCCTTGGTGGAAGTTCAGATGGTCATAACTGCGCAAGTGGCGTCATTAAAGGCTATCCCGCTCCAGATACAGATGGTATAGGTGCAGCAGTTGATTACGATAATGATACATTCGAAGCAGTAAAAAACGACAATGGAACTAACAACACAATTACCTTCTACTATAAGGGATACAGTAGTGCTACAAATAAAAACTGTTATGTTAGATACGATTATAGCACCTCTGGAGAAGGCCCAAAAATAACTGTAGAAACAGACGATTGTGAATAA
- a CDS encoding type IV pilus modification PilV family protein codes for MKFKEKGSGFTLIEVVLSIVVFTLGVVGIMVVFYNTLGKTSNPIIRHRAIEVAQSVMDEILSKKFDNDTPNGGGTIPLNEVNIKKEENTNNTDNFDDVDDFDNLSCITGSNGCFDDITAGYKIKVDVKCAKLDNNKVVIAECPTNFKLIRVEVTSNGLDESYILKALKGNF; via the coding sequence ATGAAATTTAAAGAAAAAGGCTCAGGCTTTACTCTCATAGAGGTTGTTTTATCGATTGTTGTTTTTACACTTGGCGTTGTAGGCATCATGGTGGTTTTTTACAATACGCTGGGTAAAACATCAAACCCAATAATCAGGCATAGGGCCATAGAGGTTGCTCAGTCTGTAATGGATGAAATTCTCTCTAAAAAGTTTGACAATGATACACCCAATGGAGGAGGCACAATACCCCTAAATGAGGTTAACATAAAAAAGGAAGAGAACACCAATAACACCGACAATTTCGACGATGTAGATGACTTTGATAATCTAAGCTGCATAACAGGTTCAAATGGTTGTTTTGATGATATTACTGCAGGGTATAAAATTAAAGTAGATGTAAAATGTGCAAAATTAGATAACAATAAGGTTGTAATAGCGGAATGCCCTACAAACTTCAAACTCATAAGGGTTGAGGTCACATCAAATGGATTGGATGAAAGCTATATATTGAAAGCTCTAAAGGGAAACTTTTAG
- a CDS encoding GspE/PulE family protein → MKLKKIRIGDLLKEKGYITEAQLKVALNEAKSKGKKLGEMLVELGYITEELMTDVLAEQLGIEKATLEDIKFEKPLKEALPEKLARRFKVVPVDVKDNKLIIATSDPTDIFALDEISRITHKEIIPTIISKDELFSALERIYGTEDKLYKIVDDVEKKIISSGSDEDILRNLAEDASVVNLVDSIIAKALTDKASDIHIEPDEDILRVRYRIDGILHEVLSLNKVLHPAVISRIKIMSNMNIAEKRLPQDGRFKLRKNFKDVDFRVSTLPTNYGEKVVLRILDREKALLDLRNIGMDEYSLKIYEDMISKPYGIILISGPTGSGKTTTLYASLNKLNTPEKNIITVEDPIEYNFKLINQVSVDETAGLTFANALRSILRQDPDIIMIGEIRDKDTAEIAIQASLTGHLVLSTIHTNDAASSAVRLIEMGIENYLVSTSLIGVVGQRLVRKICPHCKVSYKPEKELIERLGLDNDIVLYKGEGCEKCKFSGYQGRIGIYEVMKIDRDIRSLINKNAPIDEIRQKAKENGMRFMRDSGLELVKKGVTTLEEVLRATIVKE, encoded by the coding sequence ATGAAACTAAAAAAAATTAGAATTGGTGATTTGCTTAAAGAGAAAGGCTATATAACAGAAGCCCAATTGAAAGTTGCCCTAAATGAGGCAAAAAGTAAGGGTAAAAAGCTCGGTGAAATGCTTGTTGAGCTTGGTTATATAACTGAAGAATTAATGACGGATGTTTTGGCTGAGCAACTTGGAATAGAAAAAGCAACATTAGAGGACATAAAGTTTGAAAAGCCTTTAAAAGAGGCGCTACCCGAGAAACTCGCCAGAAGGTTTAAGGTGGTGCCTGTTGATGTCAAGGACAACAAACTTATTATAGCCACAAGCGACCCCACTGACATTTTCGCGCTTGATGAAATTAGCAGAATAACACACAAAGAAATCATCCCTACAATAATATCCAAAGATGAGCTATTCAGCGCTCTTGAGAGAATCTATGGAACAGAGGACAAATTATATAAAATAGTAGATGACGTTGAGAAAAAGATAATCTCAAGCGGAAGCGATGAGGATATATTAAGAAACTTAGCAGAAGACGCATCCGTTGTAAACTTAGTAGACAGTATAATAGCCAAAGCACTGACAGATAAAGCCAGCGACATACACATAGAACCTGATGAGGATATCCTAAGGGTCAGGTATAGGATCGATGGAATACTACATGAGGTTTTATCTCTAAACAAAGTGCTTCATCCCGCCGTAATATCAAGAATAAAAATAATGTCAAATATGAATATAGCAGAAAAAAGGTTACCTCAAGATGGAAGGTTTAAGCTAAGAAAAAATTTCAAGGATGTAGATTTTAGGGTTTCTACTCTCCCTACAAACTACGGCGAGAAGGTTGTTTTAAGGATCTTAGACAGAGAAAAGGCTCTGCTCGATTTAAGAAACATAGGAATGGATGAGTACAGCTTAAAAATATACGAAGATATGATATCAAAACCTTATGGCATTATCTTAATTTCTGGTCCTACCGGCTCAGGAAAGACAACAACCCTCTATGCATCGTTAAACAAACTCAATACACCAGAGAAAAATATTATAACAGTAGAGGATCCAATTGAATATAATTTTAAACTAATAAATCAGGTAAGCGTCGATGAAACCGCTGGACTGACTTTTGCTAATGCATTAAGGAGCATCTTAAGGCAAGACCCGGACATTATTATGATTGGTGAGATCAGGGATAAAGATACAGCAGAAATTGCCATTCAGGCATCACTTACGGGACATTTGGTTTTATCCACAATACACACAAACGATGCAGCATCAAGCGCTGTAAGGCTCATTGAAATGGGTATTGAGAATTACCTTGTTTCAACCTCCTTGATCGGCGTTGTGGGTCAGAGGCTTGTTAGAAAGATATGTCCGCATTGTAAGGTTTCATATAAGCCAGAAAAGGAGCTTATTGAAAGATTGGGGCTTGATAATGACATCGTCTTATACAAAGGAGAAGGTTGCGAAAAGTGTAAGTTCAGCGGATATCAGGGCAGAATTGGCATTTATGAGGTGATGAAAATAGATAGAGATATAAGAAGCCTTATAAACAAGAATGCCCCAATTGATGAGATTAGGCAAAAAGCCAAAGAAAACGGTATGCGCTTTATGAGGGATAGCGGTCTTGAACTTGTAAAAAAAGGTGTAACAACGCTTGAGGAGGTCTTAAGAGCAACAATTGTCAAAGAGTAA
- a CDS encoding prepilin-type N-terminal cleavage/methylation domain-containing protein yields the protein MRKGFTLVELVVVIVLIGIVSIVVGPKIFTSGYKEKADLVKFITITRYAQHESMIKGGWYYIGFNSKSYYVGNKSGQVEVPGEEDKAISVQENISATYKNNPIDKVYFDYLGEPCDNNLNPLDSDVVVKIDNKYTVTITPFAGGVVSND from the coding sequence ATGAGGAAAGGCTTTACTTTAGTTGAGCTTGTAGTAGTTATAGTTTTAATAGGGATAGTGTCAATAGTAGTAGGTCCTAAGATATTTACAAGCGGATACAAGGAAAAAGCCGATTTAGTAAAATTCATCACGATAACACGTTATGCTCAACATGAATCCATGATAAAAGGGGGTTGGTACTATATAGGTTTCAACTCAAAAAGCTACTACGTTGGCAATAAAAGTGGCCAGGTAGAAGTGCCGGGTGAGGAGGATAAGGCCATATCTGTTCAAGAAAACATAAGCGCAACATATAAAAACAACCCTATAGATAAGGTTTATTTTGACTACTTAGGTGAGCCTTGCGATAATAATCTAAACCCTTTGGATAGTGATGTAGTGGTTAAAATAGATAATAAATACACCGTTACTATCACCCCATTTGCTGGTGGTGTGGTAAGCAATGATTAA
- a CDS encoding DUF6701 domain-containing protein — translation MDNSIWSYFGFYCESGDEYYHLIKNALNNADDGDIVEICPGTYQESNLEINKNITIEGLGNSPDDVKVYARSKNPIFYTSGWRDGVTLENFLVEQERNNKDALYIDEGTNFSLKNLTISSKGYGIDINKILDSNFIGLNVNTSNIALNINESYNGLYIDNSTFISSKNDAVNINKITGNFIIKNSEFEAEKKDGIWINTCNYVDIENSYIHDTKKEGFYVKTNNQKIDMKGNLIENPGNYGVYIADTSNPGEIKNNIIKGASIRGFYLLENKKWRGYQVENNCFENGNGKNVFNRDKNAYFNKNYYDDWSGSGAYEIPDIPVYDSNPLSSCPFSSIPKPIIDYHMDECSWDNNTSTYEIKNYGSLGSNYDATAVNGANTIHNGKICRGGDFIGTYAKLNNYPHIGNQWSMSVWIKFPLTPILDQYQLSNYYYFIIASVEGTGDLGFFAKSKYGSNYKWGVYNNNGNIQKINLGNIKFGWHHVVQVVKNSKTYLYIDGNYIGKVNIFTHGDVKYTGSSTDYTDYETIGSYMDEFKLYDTALTTDQIQQIYNNENAGKNYDGTERTCLPCMAIDHYEIWHYTTNLTCQPAPLEIKACANDNCSTLYTENVTLTLNYDSKSKQISFSGGDDNTTISYTQAETITLSTSNESPTPSHPTTCHIFNSSSTSCDITFKDTGFVFKSPTNSDYIVNNILSCSSKPIEIDAVEKDNATNKCTNMSAFNGDVTLSMYGKYITPSTNPYGTKVIVDNTSVETTNSSSTPSGTPVTLHFDNGSAQFNLSYPDAGSIEVGAIYNENGLHVEGESNPFVVKPARFVFDNLSNPADNATCTNDSCWADVGVFKRAKEEFDFNVKAVCDNATVTPNYYPINQNGDNSTVNLTAFMVAPDNGTDVTNKLDNVTISASAFHGGVAHVSESFNDVGIISMNATETDYLGAGEIFGNKPYVGRFIPDHFKITAVDNGTLKDQCDTFNYTGQTTTYNITPKFVITAQNKDNQTTVNYEGVFFKLKASDVSITNPTTDDKQLGSDKTSKVSISIERAQATLQDNHNGSGTYTFGSDNITYLKDNNSKIAPFAPQFSFVIDNITDLDNVSCINCPDNITVTGTQMKYGRLKIFNNYGPGDESLILKVQAQYWDGVQWSLNGDDVCTTLNIDDFEKKNPTGNISVSDISIGSVQGVDSGEGSLTILPPGAEKYGSIDIDLYDNASFYNWLYDNNTKGEAFFGIYRGNDRVIEWKEISP, via the coding sequence GTGGATAATAGTATTTGGAGCTATTTTGGATTTTACTGTGAAAGTGGTGATGAATACTATCACTTGATTAAAAATGCTCTAAATAATGCTGACGATGGAGATATTGTTGAAATTTGCCCCGGCACGTACCAAGAAAGTAACTTAGAGATAAACAAAAACATAACTATTGAAGGTTTAGGTAATTCTCCTGATGATGTGAAGGTTTATGCAAGAAGTAAAAACCCTATTTTTTACACAAGTGGATGGAGGGACGGTGTTACTTTAGAGAATTTTTTGGTTGAACAAGAAAGGAATAATAAGGATGCTTTATATATAGATGAGGGAACAAATTTTTCATTGAAAAATTTAACAATATCTTCAAAAGGTTATGGTATTGATATTAATAAAATATTAGATAGCAATTTTATAGGGTTAAATGTAAATACTTCAAATATTGCTTTAAATATTAATGAATCTTATAATGGTTTATATATAGATAACTCTACTTTTATTTCTAGTAAAAATGATGCAGTGAATATTAATAAAATAACAGGAAATTTTATAATTAAAAATTCTGAATTTGAAGCAGAAAAAAAAGATGGAATATGGATTAATACTTGCAATTATGTAGATATTGAAAATTCTTATATTCATGATACAAAAAAGGAAGGATTTTATGTGAAAACTAATAATCAAAAAATTGATATGAAAGGAAATTTAATAGAAAATCCGGGAAATTATGGAGTTTATATTGCCGATACATCTAATCCAGGAGAAATTAAAAATAATATTATTAAAGGAGCATCTATTAGAGGATTTTATTTATTAGAAAATAAAAAATGGAGAGGTTATCAAGTAGAGAATAACTGCTTCGAAAATGGAAACGGTAAGAATGTTTTTAATAGAGATAAAAATGCTTATTTCAATAAAAATTATTATGATGATTGGAGTGGAAGTGGTGCATATGAAATACCAGATATTCCAGTATATGATAGTAATCCTTTGAGTTCGTGTCCTTTTAGCAGTATTCCAAAACCAATAATTGATTACCATATGGATGAATGCAGTTGGGATAATAATACCTCCACTTATGAAATTAAAAATTATGGATCATTAGGAAGCAATTACGACGCCACAGCGGTGAACGGTGCAAACACAATTCATAATGGAAAAATTTGCAGGGGGGGAGATTTTATTGGCACATATGCAAAATTAAACAACTACCCCCATATAGGAAATCAATGGAGTATGTCCGTTTGGATTAAATTTCCTTTAACTCCTATCTTAGACCAATACCAATTAAGTAATTATTATTACTTTATTATTGCATCAGTAGAAGGAACAGGAGATTTAGGTTTTTTTGCAAAAAGTAAATATGGTAGTAATTATAAATGGGGAGTATATAACAACAATGGAAATATACAAAAAATAAATTTGGGAAACATTAAATTCGGATGGCATCATGTTGTACAGGTGGTTAAAAATTCAAAAACTTATTTATATATAGATGGGAACTATATAGGAAAAGTAAATATTTTTACCCATGGGGATGTAAAATATACTGGTAGTTCAACTGATTATACAGATTATGAAACAATTGGTTCATATATGGACGAATTTAAACTTTACGATACAGCGCTCACTACAGATCAGATTCAACAAATTTACAACAACGAAAATGCAGGTAAAAATTACGATGGCACTGAAAGAACCTGTCTACCTTGTATGGCCATAGATCACTACGAAATCTGGCATTATACAACAAATTTGACCTGTCAACCTGCACCTTTAGAAATCAAAGCCTGCGCCAATGACAACTGCTCAACTCTTTATACAGAAAATGTAACGCTTACGCTTAACTATGACAGTAAAAGTAAACAGATAAGCTTTTCAGGTGGTGATGACAATACAACAATCAGCTACACGCAGGCTGAAACAATAACTCTATCAACATCAAATGAAAGCCCTACTCCTTCACACCCCACAACTTGCCATATTTTTAATTCAAGCTCTACATCCTGCGATATAACCTTTAAAGATACAGGTTTTGTTTTTAAGAGCCCAACAAACTCTGATTATATTGTAAACAATATTCTATCTTGTTCTTCCAAACCTATCGAGATAGATGCCGTGGAAAAAGACAATGCAACAAACAAATGCACGAATATGTCAGCGTTTAACGGTGATGTGACGCTTAGTATGTATGGAAAATATATTACGCCCTCGACAAATCCTTACGGAACAAAGGTAATTGTTGATAACACATCGGTTGAAACTACTAATAGCAGTTCAACACCCTCGGGGACGCCTGTAACTCTGCATTTTGACAACGGCTCAGCTCAATTTAATTTATCCTATCCAGATGCTGGGAGCATTGAGGTAGGGGCAATTTATAATGAAAATGGGCTTCATGTGGAGGGTGAATCCAATCCTTTTGTTGTAAAACCGGCAAGGTTCGTTTTTGATAACCTGAGTAATCCTGCAGATAATGCCACCTGCACAAATGATTCCTGTTGGGCTGATGTTGGTGTGTTTAAGAGGGCAAAAGAAGAGTTTGATTTTAATGTAAAGGCAGTCTGTGATAACGCCACTGTCACACCGAACTATTACCCGATAAATCAAAATGGCGACAATTCAACCGTTAACCTGACTGCTTTTATGGTTGCACCAGACAATGGAACGGATGTTACAAACAAGCTTGACAATGTTACTATTTCTGCAAGTGCTTTTCATGGAGGTGTTGCGCATGTAAGTGAAAGCTTTAATGATGTTGGAATAATCTCTATGAATGCAACAGAGACTGATTATTTGGGGGCTGGGGAAATTTTTGGCAATAAACCTTATGTTGGAAGATTCATACCTGATCATTTCAAAATCACTGCTGTAGATAACGGAACTTTAAAGGATCAGTGCGATACTTTCAATTACACAGGACAAACTACAACTTATAATATAACTCCTAAATTTGTAATAACCGCACAGAATAAGGATAATCAAACAACTGTGAATTATGAGGGTGTATTTTTTAAACTTAAGGCGAGTGATGTTAGTATAACCAACCCAACAACTGACGATAAACAGTTGGGTTCTGATAAAACAAGCAAAGTAAGCATATCGATAGAAAGGGCACAAGCTACCTTGCAGGATAACCATAATGGAAGTGGCACATATACGTTTGGCAGTGACAATATAACCTATTTAAAAGATAACAACTCTAAAATCGCTCCTTTTGCACCTCAATTTTCATTTGTAATCGATAACATTACCGACTTAGACAACGTCTCATGTATAAACTGCCCGGACAACATAACTGTAACTGGTACTCAAATGAAATACGGAAGGCTAAAAATCTTTAATAACTACGGCCCGGGCGATGAATCGCTGATTCTAAAGGTTCAAGCACAATATTGGGATGGAGTCCAATGGAGCTTAAACGGAGACGATGTATGCACAACGCTAAACATAGATGATTTTGAGAAAAAAAATCCAACGGGCAACATATCAGTTTCGGATATATCTATAGGCTCTGTGCAAGGTGTAGATTCCGGCGAGGGCAGTTTGACTATATTGCCACCTGGAGCAGAAAAATACGGAAGTATCGACATAGATTTATATGACAATGCTTCATTTTACAACTGGCTTTATGATAACAACACCAAGGGAGAGGCTTTCTTTGGCATTTATAGAGGAAACGATAGGGTTATAGAATGGAAAGAGATATCACCTTAA
- a CDS encoding type II secretion system protein GspG, protein MKKNGYSAWEEIIVLIVIAIMVNVIYYRYKILEKKALKTQIKVELSNLKLAIELYKIRNNKYPSNLFELYKKGYVYYKNFYIDNSTEQILDKLGKRYIYNKKTGKVSINPETLKELQ, encoded by the coding sequence ATGAAGAAAAACGGTTATTCAGCATGGGAAGAAATCATAGTGTTGATTGTTATTGCAATAATGGTTAACGTTATATATTACAGGTATAAAATACTTGAAAAGAAGGCTTTAAAGACCCAGATCAAAGTTGAACTATCCAATCTAAAACTTGCCATAGAACTTTACAAAATAAGAAACAATAAATATCCCTCCAACCTATTCGAGCTATACAAAAAGGGATATGTATATTATAAAAATTTTTACATAGATAACAGCACAGAGCAAATCTTAGATAAATTGGGCAAAAGATACATTTACAACAAAAAAACCGGCAAGGTTTCTATAAATCCGGAAACCTTAAAAGAGTTACAATGA